In Apium graveolens cultivar Ventura chromosome 10, ASM990537v1, whole genome shotgun sequence, the following are encoded in one genomic region:
- the LOC141691303 gene encoding uncharacterized protein LOC141691303 codes for MGYNDSQLTPSDTSIYGFNHVECKIEGAIQLPVTIGEEPGMATQMLNFQVVKEASTYNAIMGRTWIHAFKSVPSTYHMVLKFPTRNGVGEAKGDQKMARSCYVAALRPDGTGGRVLP; via the coding sequence ATGGGCtacaatgattctcaactaactcCATCCGACACATCCATCTACGGATTTAACCATGTGGAATGCAAAATCGAAGGAGCAATACAACTTCCCGTGACTATCGGGGAAGAGCCCGGAATGGCCACACAGATGTTGAACTTTCAAGTTGTTAAGGAAGCCTctacttacaatgctatcatgggtagAACATGGATTCATGCGTTTAAATCTGTGCCCTCAACCTACCACATGGTACTGAAGTTCCCAACTAGGAACGGTGTTGGAGAAGCGAAAGGAGATCAGAAAATGGCCCGCAGTTGCTATGTTGCAGCACTTAGGCCCGATGGAACCGGGGGTCGGGTCCTcccatag